The genomic interval TTTATTGAAATACAAGATCATGGTATCCCAGAAGAAAAAACTGCGAATCAAGGATTAATTGCATTAGCTCGAAAATATGATGTCGGACTAGTAGCGACAAATGACTTGCATTATATCAATCAAAGTGACCATGAATTTCATGATGTACTGCTATGTATTCAAATGGGGAAAACGGTTGACGAAGAAAATCGTATGAAATTTCCTAATGATCAATTTTATTTGAAAAGTGCAGAGGAAATGGAAACCCTATTTTCTTCTTATCAAGAAGCTTTGGATAATACTTTGAAAATTGCTGAACGGTGTAATGTAGAATTTACCTTTGGACAATTGCATTTGCCTGTTTTTCCTGTTCCGGAGGGAATTACAGATGTTGCATATCTCAGACAACTGTGTGAAGAACAGCTGCCTTTAAGGTATAAAAAAATTACAGAAGAAATTCGTGAACGATTAGAGTATGAATTATCGATCATTCATACAATGGGATATGAGAGTTATTTCCTGATTGTATGGGATTTTATTAATTATGCAAGAAAAAATAATATTGCAGTAGGGCCTGGACGTGGATCAGCAGCTGGAAGTATTGTAGCCTACTTACTTGCAATCACAAATATTGATCCATTGAAATATAATTTACTATTTGAACGTTTCTTAAATCCAGAACGGGTAACTATGCCAGATATTGATATTGATTTCTGTTATGTTAAAAGAGAAAAGGTTATCGACTATGTTGTAAATCGGTATGGAGAAGACCACGTGGCGCAAATTATTACCTTTGGTACGATGGCTGCAAAAGGTGCGATTCGCGATGTTGGACGAGCGCTTAACATGACTTATGGTGATGTGGACCGTGTAGCAAAAATGATTCCAAATGAATTAGGCATTACGTTAACAAAAGCTTTGAAAAACAATCAAGAGTTACAACAGGCTTATAATGAAGAGTCTGCCGTCAAAAAACTAATAGATTTAGCAATGCAAGTTGAAGGGTTGCCTCGTCACGCATCGACGCATGCGGCAGGGGTTGTAATTGCGCGCAATCCGCTTACAAGTTATGTACCGGTTCAGACTTCTTCTGATGGATTTGCGGTAACGCAATTTGATAAAGATCGTGTAGAAGAATTAGGCTTATTGAAAATGGATTTTTTAGGGTTGCGTACACTTACTGTAATCAGTGATGCAATAGAATTAATAAAGGAAAATCGCCATTTCACAGTTGATATAGAAGCGATTGATTTGGAAGACAAGAAAACAGCAGAGATGTTATCTTCTGGTGACACTGGCGGTGTATTTCAAATGGAATCCTCTGGAATGACAAATCTAGTAAAAGATTTAAAACCAGAAGGGTTTGCTGATATTATCCCGCTAGTGGCGCTTTATCGGCCCGGACCGTTAGGAAGTGGAATGGTAACTGATTTTATCAATGGACGACATGGAAGAAAAACGGTGACTTATTTACATCCATTATTAGAACCGATTTTAAAAGAAACCTTTGGTGTGATACTGTATCAGGAGCAAGTTATGCAAATTGTCCAAGTTTTAGCAGGTTTTACACTTGGACAGGCTGATTTGCTTCGTCGAGCTATGGGCAAGAAGAAGCATTCGATTCTAGAGGCACAAAAGGAGAACTTTTTAAATGGCGCTAAGAAAAACGGAATAGATCCAAATTTGGCAAAAGAGATCTTCGATTTAATGGCACATTTTGCTGATTATGGTTTTAACAAATCACATAGTGCAGCATATGCTCTCGTTGCTTATCAAACAGCATATTTAAAGGCGCATTATCCACAAGAATTTATGGCGGCAATGCTATCGAGTGTTATGGCAACAAACGATAAAATTGGTCATTATACAGAAGAATGCCGACATATGGGAATCGCTGTTTTACCACCCGATATCAATGCAAGTAAAGCTTCTTTTACAGTAGACCATGATGTAATACGTTTTGGTCTTGCAGCGGTAAAAAATGTGGGTGATAATGCAATTGCAAATATTGTTAAGGCACGTGAAAAGGATGGAGAATTCACTTCGATTGTTGATTTTTGTACTAAAATTGATATGCGCGTTGTAAATAAACGTGTGATTGAGAGTTTAATTAAATGCGGCGCTTTTGATTCACTTGGAGCAAAGCGTTCTCAATTGATGGCTGTTCTTGAACGAGCAGTCGAAACTGCTGCTAGTAAACAAAGAGATCGTGCAAATGGGCAAATCGGTCTATTTGGCACGGAAACAATGGAAGATGTAGATGATCTTGTTATGCCGGATATAGAAGAACTACCCAAAGAGCAAATTCTAGCATTTGAAAAAGAAATGACAGGTTTTTATATTACAGGGCATCCGTTGGATAAATATCGCAAGCAGATACAAAATTTTATATCAATTGAACAAATTGTATCAGGTGAACTTGGCGATCATAAACTTGTTAAGTTTTTGGGAATCATTGTTACGGCAAAAAGGATAACAACGAAAAAAGGGGATACAATGTGCTTTCTAGAAGTAGAAGATTTCACAAATAAAGTTGAAGTAATTGTTTTCCCAAAAGTTTTTTATCAATCAATGAAAGCTTTAGTGCCCGATATGTCAGTCGTTGTTAGCGGACGCATGAATGTAACCGATGAGGGCGTTAAAATCTTAGCCGATCAGGTTTGTTTAATTGAGGAATATCAACCAGAAATAAGAATTAAAATTCAAAGAGAGCAGGAAAATGCAGACGTGTTTGACCTGTTGAAACAAATATTTTTTGAGCATAAAGGAGAAAGCACAGTTTTTTTGCAGTTGCTTGGCAGTAATAAATTAATAAAGACAGAAAATAAATTTTGGATTTCACCAACAGAAACAGTGATCAATAAAATTGAAAATCTTTTAGGAAAAGGTTCGGTACAGGTAAAATGAAAAATTAAAATGTATAATATGTCGTATTTTGTATAATCTATAATAGATAAAATATTTATATTGAGATTAAGCAGGAATCGTTCATTCGATGGAGAAAGCAACAATAACGCAAAACGTAAACATGCAAACTAAAAAATACTTGGAGGAGAAGTTTTATGTGGACGT from Massilibacillus massiliensis carries:
- a CDS encoding DNA polymerase III subunit alpha, with protein sequence MNNKEFVHLHVHTEYSLLDGASRIDDLIEKAKKLNMPAIAITDHGSMYGVIDFYKAAKKNGVKPIIGCEVYIAPKSRFDRMSIRGETYYHLILLAENQTGYQNLIKMVSLGYSEGFYYKPRIDKELLREYSEGIICLSACIAGDIPSAIIRGEHEHADELVQEYLDIFGKDHFFIEIQDHGIPEEKTANQGLIALARKYDVGLVATNDLHYINQSDHEFHDVLLCIQMGKTVDEENRMKFPNDQFYLKSAEEMETLFSSYQEALDNTLKIAERCNVEFTFGQLHLPVFPVPEGITDVAYLRQLCEEQLPLRYKKITEEIRERLEYELSIIHTMGYESYFLIVWDFINYARKNNIAVGPGRGSAAGSIVAYLLAITNIDPLKYNLLFERFLNPERVTMPDIDIDFCYVKREKVIDYVVNRYGEDHVAQIITFGTMAAKGAIRDVGRALNMTYGDVDRVAKMIPNELGITLTKALKNNQELQQAYNEESAVKKLIDLAMQVEGLPRHASTHAAGVVIARNPLTSYVPVQTSSDGFAVTQFDKDRVEELGLLKMDFLGLRTLTVISDAIELIKENRHFTVDIEAIDLEDKKTAEMLSSGDTGGVFQMESSGMTNLVKDLKPEGFADIIPLVALYRPGPLGSGMVTDFINGRHGRKTVTYLHPLLEPILKETFGVILYQEQVMQIVQVLAGFTLGQADLLRRAMGKKKHSILEAQKENFLNGAKKNGIDPNLAKEIFDLMAHFADYGFNKSHSAAYALVAYQTAYLKAHYPQEFMAAMLSSVMATNDKIGHYTEECRHMGIAVLPPDINASKASFTVDHDVIRFGLAAVKNVGDNAIANIVKAREKDGEFTSIVDFCTKIDMRVVNKRVIESLIKCGAFDSLGAKRSQLMAVLERAVETAASKQRDRANGQIGLFGTETMEDVDDLVMPDIEELPKEQILAFEKEMTGFYITGHPLDKYRKQIQNFISIEQIVSGELGDHKLVKFLGIIVTAKRITTKKGDTMCFLEVEDFTNKVEVIVFPKVFYQSMKALVPDMSVVVSGRMNVTDEGVKILADQVCLIEEYQPEIRIKIQREQENADVFDLLKQIFFEHKGESTVFLQLLGSNKLIKTENKFWISPTETVINKIENLLGKGSVQVK